A region from the Melioribacter roseus P3M-2 genome encodes:
- a CDS encoding amino acid permease yields MKKFDTEVHLSREMKLMDATLIGVGAMIGAGIFVLTGIAAGVAGPALIIAFALNGLVALLTAFSYAELGSCFHDAGGGYLWVKEGLPKWNGFISGWMSWFAHAVACSLYALGFGAYFELVIHEFNIVMPHWGFLSPQKILAAVTAILFAYINFRGASETGKVGNLVTIAKIVILLVFIGFGLNFVFKRPDWQSTFSNFLPHGWGGIFKAMGLTFIAFQGFEVISQCSEEIKNPKRNIPRAVFLSLAIVVPIYLLIAFTALGSVIPPDNTAPWDYLASHKETALVEVAKSFFTGGGIMLLIGGIISTMSALNATIYSSSRVAFAMGRDRNFPTFFGKVHKKNFTPHLSILISLFIVVLMAVSLPIEDVASAADIMFLLLFLQVNITLIRLRKKRPDLDRGFFTPLFPYLSIFGILSLLFLALYMFAYSPTAWIVTAAWISVGLFVYKFYAAHREVEHVRKVRSLERLERKEYRILLPLANINNVTSLTHIACAVAKKSNAQILLLHVTEVREGNPLVSELTDIQRAKPLFDRAAEITLKEGVPTRSIMNVSHRISQGIISTAEEEECNFIILGRAKNPDFFERFFSSIIDSVIQKFPGEVAVMHGNIEKEK; encoded by the coding sequence ATGAAGAAATTCGACACCGAAGTTCATCTCAGCCGGGAGATGAAACTGATGGACGCCACGTTAATCGGCGTCGGGGCAATGATCGGCGCGGGCATCTTCGTATTGACGGGAATTGCAGCCGGGGTCGCCGGTCCCGCTTTAATCATTGCATTTGCATTGAACGGATTGGTGGCGCTCTTGACGGCTTTTTCGTACGCCGAGCTCGGCTCCTGTTTTCACGACGCAGGCGGAGGATACCTCTGGGTAAAAGAAGGGCTGCCGAAATGGAACGGATTTATATCCGGATGGATGAGCTGGTTTGCTCATGCGGTTGCATGCAGTCTCTATGCGCTCGGCTTCGGCGCCTATTTCGAACTTGTAATTCATGAATTTAATATCGTAATGCCTCATTGGGGATTTTTGTCCCCTCAGAAAATTCTCGCCGCAGTAACGGCAATTCTATTTGCTTATATCAATTTCAGAGGCGCGTCCGAAACCGGAAAAGTAGGCAATCTGGTAACAATCGCCAAAATTGTAATACTCCTTGTTTTTATTGGCTTCGGACTCAATTTTGTTTTTAAGCGTCCGGACTGGCAGTCGACTTTTTCGAACTTTCTCCCGCACGGCTGGGGCGGAATATTCAAAGCGATGGGGTTGACATTTATAGCGTTTCAGGGCTTCGAGGTAATTTCGCAATGCTCGGAAGAGATAAAGAATCCCAAAAGGAACATACCTCGCGCAGTCTTTCTGTCGCTTGCTATTGTTGTGCCGATCTATCTGTTGATTGCGTTTACCGCGCTCGGATCCGTCATTCCTCCGGACAATACCGCCCCGTGGGACTATCTGGCTTCGCACAAAGAGACAGCGTTGGTTGAAGTTGCAAAATCGTTTTTTACCGGAGGCGGAATAATGCTTTTAATCGGCGGTATAATTTCAACAATGTCGGCGTTGAACGCCACGATCTATTCTTCCTCGCGCGTGGCTTTTGCAATGGGCAGGGACAGAAACTTTCCGACATTCTTCGGGAAAGTGCACAAGAAAAATTTTACGCCGCATCTTTCGATTTTGATTTCACTTTTTATTGTCGTATTGATGGCGGTATCGCTTCCGATTGAAGACGTGGCAAGCGCCGCCGATATAATGTTCCTTCTTTTATTCCTTCAGGTAAACATAACCTTGATACGATTGCGTAAAAAAAGACCCGACCTCGACCGCGGATTCTTTACTCCGCTTTTTCCCTATCTTTCGATTTTTGGGATACTGTCGCTTCTTTTCCTGGCGCTTTATATGTTCGCGTACAGTCCGACCGCATGGATTGTGACCGCCGCCTGGATTTCCGTAGGACTTTTCGTGTATAAATTTTATGCGGCGCATCGCGAAGTGGAACACGTTCGGAAAGTCCGCTCGCTCGAAAGACTCGAAAGAAAAGAATACAGAATTTTACTGCCGTTAGCCAATATTAACAATGTAACGAGTTTAACTCACATCGCATGCGCAGTTGCAAAAAAATCGAACGCTCAGATTCTTCTGCTTCATGTTACCGAAGTGCGCGAAGGCAATCCGCTCGTATCGGAACTGACCGACATTCAACGCGCCAAACCGTTGTTCGACCGCGCCGCCGAAATAACTTTGAAGGAAGGCGTTCCCACTCGTTCAATTATGAACGTATCCCACAGAATTTCACAAGGAATAATCAGTACGGCAGAAGAGGAAGAATGCAATTTCATAATACTGGGCAGAGCTAAAAATCCCGACTTTTTCGAGCGATTTTTTTCGTCGATTATCGACAGCGTAATACAGAAATTTCCAGGCGAGGTAGCAGTGATGCACGGCAATATCGAAAAAGAAAAATAA
- a CDS encoding universal stress protein produces MLLPFTIDAHAMLATEIAPALSEYFNAEIKILLVYEPETPASEQKKREDKISELLKENSINAEIKILRNTDILKGIVDESKNADLILMGGKTGDFLELLFGKSLAQDITEQAACPVLWVKEYEEREPFWKLLLKSPKESGVINGKN; encoded by the coding sequence ATTCTTCTTCCCTTTACAATCGACGCCCATGCAATGCTCGCCACCGAAATTGCGCCTGCCTTGAGCGAATATTTTAACGCGGAGATTAAAATCCTTCTGGTTTACGAACCCGAAACCCCGGCTTCCGAACAAAAGAAACGCGAAGACAAAATATCGGAACTGCTGAAAGAAAATTCGATTAATGCGGAAATTAAAATCTTAAGGAATACGGATATCTTAAAAGGAATAGTGGACGAATCGAAAAACGCCGATCTGATTTTGATGGGCGGCAAAACGGGCGACTTTCTCGAATTGCTCTTCGGCAAGTCGCTGGCTCAGGATATTACCGAACAAGCCGCCTGCCCCGTTCTGTGGGTAAAGGAATACGAAGAAAGAGAACCCTTCTGGAAACTGTTGTTAAAATCGCCAAAAGAATCAGGAGTTATAAATGGAAAGAATTGA
- a CDS encoding mechanosensitive ion channel family protein, with amino-acid sequence MERIDSPFLDLGKQIIGYLPNLLGGMILLIVGWLIGWLAKRLTVQLLIVLRFERLFVRMQWRRALSKADIRYAVFNFIGNIVFFIVFLIFLNSALDAMKLTALSNLIQQSVIFIPKLFVAFIIFGAGWIIAGRVSTAVYNSLLKENIRHYSMISRLTKFVIVLFFSAMALVEIDIATQIVIIGYTTIMITLGIIFVIFALAAKKSILGEIIHPNEKNFEN; translated from the coding sequence ATGGAAAGAATTGACAGTCCCTTTCTCGACCTCGGCAAACAAATTATCGGTTATCTCCCGAATCTGCTCGGCGGAATGATACTTTTAATTGTCGGCTGGCTAATCGGATGGCTTGCCAAAAGACTGACCGTTCAACTGCTTATTGTATTGAGATTCGAAAGATTGTTTGTTCGAATGCAATGGCGGCGCGCTCTTTCGAAAGCCGACATCAGATACGCCGTTTTCAATTTTATCGGCAACATCGTTTTTTTCATTGTGTTTCTGATATTTCTCAATTCGGCTCTCGACGCCATGAAATTAACAGCGCTGTCGAATCTGATTCAGCAAAGCGTTATTTTTATTCCCAAATTATTCGTCGCTTTCATAATATTCGGCGCCGGCTGGATTATTGCCGGCAGGGTTTCGACCGCTGTTTACAACAGTTTATTGAAAGAGAACATACGCCATTATTCGATGATTTCGCGGCTTACTAAATTTGTAATTGTTCTGTTTTTCTCTGCAATGGCTTTGGTAGAAATCGACATCGCGACTCAAATTGTAATTATCGGATATACCACTATCATGATTACGCTCGGAATAATATTTGTAATATTCGCGCTGGCGGCAAAAAAATCGATACTCGGAGAAATTATTCATCCAAACGAAAAAAATTTTGAAAATTAA